The region CAGCCCTTTTCATAGCTTCCACTATGGGCTGTGGAGTGGGAATGTCCGGGTCCCCAACCCCAAGGTCAATGAGGTCCACACCTTGAGAGAGCTTTTCTCTCTTCTTCTGGTCAATCTGAGCAAAGAGATAGGGTGGAAGAGCATTTATCCTGTGGGCATATTCAATCATTGTGCACCTCCGAAGATTATGGATTTTTATTATATCAGTAAAATAGTAATGTTCAGAACATGACAAACCTAACCCTCAAAGTATTCCCTGAAAAGGCAGAGGAGCTTAAAAGCGAGCTTCTGAGAAGGGGCTTCTATGAACTTGAGAGTCCTGGTCTGAAATGGCTCTTAACTGACGGAGAAAACACCCTCAGGCTATACCCTTCGGGAACTCTTCTCATTCAGGGTAAGAGGACAGAGGCTATGAAGGAACTGGTTCTCTCTCTGATTGAAGCACCCTCTTCTACAGACATAGGCTGTGATGAGTCTGGGAAGGGGGATGTGTTTGGTCCTCTGGTGCTCTGCTGTGCTGTTATAAAGCCAGAGTATTACAAGAAGGTTCTGAGCCTCAATATGAGGGATTGTAAGAGGATGAAAGACGAGGAGGTTCTCAGGAAAGCAGACCTTTTCAGGTCTTTTGGAGAGTTCAGGTGCAGGCTTGTAGAACCCGGCCAGTTAAACGAGCTTTATCAGAAATCTGGAAATCTCAACAGAATACTGGATGCACTTTATGGAGAACTACTGGAAGGGCTTTTCAAGAAGTATCCTTCTGCAAGCTTTTTTGTCGACGCCTATTCAAAGAAAAGCCCCTTTGATAAAAGGGTTCAATTTGAGCATAGGGGGGAAGAAAGGCTTGCGGTTGCCACCGCCAGTGTCCTTGCAAGGGCTGAGTTTCTCACATGGCTCAGAAGGCACAACC is a window of Aquificaceae bacterium DNA encoding:
- a CDS encoding ribonuclease HIII — encoded protein: MTNLTLKVFPEKAEELKSELLRRGFYELESPGLKWLLTDGENTLRLYPSGTLLIQGKRTEAMKELVLSLIEAPSSTDIGCDESGKGDVFGPLVLCCAVIKPEYYKKVLSLNMRDCKRMKDEEVLRKADLFRSFGEFRCRLVEPGQLNELYQKSGNLNRILDALYGELLEGLFKKYPSASFFVDAYSKKSPFDKRVQFEHRGEERLAVATASVLARAEFLTWLRRHNLPKGSSPQVMELARRIYRRDAQMAKKLLKTFFL